The Actinomadura sp. WMMB 499 genome includes a window with the following:
- a CDS encoding bifunctional riboflavin kinase/FAD synthetase has translation MRRWHGLEEVPADWGRSVVTIGVFDGVHRGHQRIVGAAAEEARRRGLRSVVITFDPHPDEVVRPGTHPPLLATTGRRIELLEGLGTDAVVVVRFTLELSKTPPDEFVQRVLVDRLHAAHVIVGEDFRFGHKAKGDIALLQELGGKYDFTAEGVPLVANGGTISSTYIRERLEAGAVESAAEALGRPHRVEGVVVRGHRRGRALGFPTANLETQPHTQIPADGVYGGWLVCDSDRYPGFRWPAAISIGTNPTFEGAGERTVEAYALDRDDLDLYGEHMGVDFTARIRDTLKFDSIEALVEEMHRDVDRAREITAEQPEQPDQPEASG, from the coding sequence GTGCGGCGCTGGCATGGCCTCGAAGAGGTACCCGCCGACTGGGGCCGTTCGGTGGTCACCATCGGCGTGTTCGACGGTGTGCACCGCGGGCACCAGCGGATCGTCGGCGCCGCCGCCGAGGAGGCCCGGCGGCGCGGGCTGCGGTCGGTCGTGATCACGTTCGATCCGCATCCGGACGAGGTCGTGCGGCCCGGCACCCACCCGCCGCTGCTGGCCACCACCGGCCGCCGCATCGAGCTGCTCGAGGGCCTCGGCACGGACGCGGTCGTGGTCGTCCGGTTCACGCTCGAACTGTCGAAGACCCCGCCGGACGAGTTCGTCCAGCGGGTCCTCGTGGACCGGCTGCACGCGGCGCACGTGATCGTCGGCGAGGACTTCCGGTTCGGGCACAAGGCCAAGGGCGACATCGCGCTGCTGCAGGAACTCGGCGGCAAGTACGACTTCACCGCCGAGGGCGTCCCGCTGGTGGCGAACGGCGGCACGATCTCCTCGACCTACATCCGCGAGCGGCTGGAGGCCGGCGCCGTCGAGAGCGCCGCCGAGGCGCTCGGCCGGCCGCACCGGGTCGAGGGCGTGGTCGTGCGCGGCCACCGCCGCGGCCGCGCGCTCGGCTTCCCGACCGCGAACCTGGAGACGCAGCCGCACACCCAGATCCCCGCCGACGGCGTCTACGGCGGCTGGCTCGTCTGCGACTCCGACCGCTACCCGGGCTTCCGCTGGCCCGCCGCGATCTCCATCGGGACGAACCCGACGTTCGAGGGCGCGGGGGAGCGGACCGTCGAGGCATACGCGCTCGACCGCGACGACCTCGACCTGTACGGCGAGCACATGGGCGTCGACTTCACCGCGCGCATCAGGGACACGCTCAAGTTCGACTCGATCGAAGCGCTGGTCGAGGAGATGCACCGGGACGTCGACCGGGCCAGGGAGATCACCGCCGAGCAGCCCGAGCAGCCCGACCAGCCCGAGGCGTCCGGCTGA
- the rbfA gene encoding 30S ribosome-binding factor RbfA gives MVDAARARKLADRIQQIVAEMLERRIKDPRLGFVTVTDTRITNDLRDATVYYTVYGSDGERAETAAALESAKGVIRSEVGKKTGIRHTPSITFVMDSLMENAAHIDDLLAKARARDAEVARAAQSASHAGDANPYREPADEGEPDGEPDDGPGGESGDGAAFGGEDGPSRRSPS, from the coding sequence ATGGTGGACGCAGCTCGGGCGCGCAAGCTCGCCGACCGCATCCAGCAGATCGTGGCCGAGATGCTGGAACGGCGGATCAAGGATCCGCGGCTCGGCTTCGTGACCGTGACGGACACCCGCATCACCAACGACCTGCGCGACGCCACCGTGTACTACACGGTGTACGGGTCGGACGGCGAGCGCGCCGAGACGGCGGCCGCGCTGGAGAGCGCCAAGGGCGTGATCCGGTCGGAGGTGGGCAAGAAGACCGGGATCCGGCACACGCCGAGCATCACCTTCGTCATGGACTCCCTGATGGAGAACGCCGCCCACATCGACGACCTGCTGGCCAAGGCGCGGGCCCGGGACGCCGAGGTCGCCCGCGCGGCGCAGAGCGCGTCCCACGCCGGGGACGCCAACCCCTACCGCGAGCCCGCCGACGAAGGCGAACCGGACGGTGAACCGGACGACGGGCCGGGCGGCGAGTCCGGCGACGGGGCCGCGTTCGGCGGCGAGGACGGCCCGTCCCGGCGTTCGCCGTCGTGA
- the rimP gene encoding ribosome maturation factor RimP — translation MRRLLEPAVAEAGFDLEDLDVRPAGRRRLVKVVVDADGGVGLDDIATLSETASRLLDGSDVMGASPYVLEVTSPGVDRPLTEPRHWRRAVGRLVVAPLADGGRVEGRVVAADDEAVEIEVAEPRRKKGAGAGGDGTSAGSRTAGPDARRRRFGLGELGRGRVQVEFKTPPPGAAEETRSPAEPD, via the coding sequence CTGCGGCGGCTGCTGGAACCGGCCGTCGCCGAGGCCGGCTTCGATCTCGAGGACCTCGACGTCCGGCCGGCGGGCCGCCGCCGGCTGGTCAAGGTCGTCGTGGACGCCGACGGCGGCGTCGGGCTCGACGACATCGCCACGCTGAGCGAGACGGCCTCCAGACTTCTCGACGGCTCCGACGTCATGGGCGCCTCGCCGTACGTGCTCGAGGTGACCTCGCCCGGGGTCGACCGGCCGCTGACCGAGCCGCGGCACTGGCGCCGCGCCGTCGGCCGGCTGGTCGTCGCCCCGCTGGCCGACGGCGGCCGGGTCGAGGGGCGGGTGGTGGCGGCCGACGACGAGGCCGTCGAGATCGAGGTCGCCGAGCCGCGCCGGAAGAAGGGAGCCGGTGCGGGCGGCGACGGCACGTCCGCTGGGTCGAGGACCGCCGGGCCGGACGCCCGGCGGCGCCGGTTCGGCCTCGGCGAGCTGGGGCGCGGCCGCGTCCAGGTGGAGTTCAAGACTCCGCCGCCCGGAGCGGCCGAGGAAACGCGTTCACCGGCTGAGCCGGACTAG
- the truB gene encoding tRNA pseudouridine(55) synthase TruB, which translates to MENSGLVIVDKPADWTSHDVVGRMRRLAKTRRVGHAGTLDPMATGVLVLGVGKATRLLGHLALTEKGYDATIRLGQSTNTDDAEGEITATAPAAAVPDEALHAGVAALTGRIEQVPPQVSAIKVNGERAYKMARKGEEVELKARPVTVHGFTVTGVRRAGDLIDVDATVSCSSGTYIRALARDLGASLGCGGHLTRLRRTRVGPYDLGAARTLDELAAELEILPMGEAVAAAFPRRDVSADDARKVAHGGRLPAAGLGPGPVGVFGPDGALLALVEEEGRAAKPLAVFVP; encoded by the coding sequence GTGGAGAACTCGGGGCTCGTCATCGTCGACAAGCCGGCGGACTGGACATCGCACGACGTCGTCGGCCGCATGCGGCGGCTCGCGAAGACCCGCCGGGTCGGGCACGCGGGCACGCTCGACCCGATGGCGACGGGCGTCCTCGTCCTCGGTGTGGGGAAGGCGACCCGGCTGCTGGGCCACCTCGCCCTGACCGAGAAGGGCTACGACGCGACGATCCGCCTCGGGCAGTCGACCAACACCGACGACGCCGAGGGCGAGATCACCGCGACGGCGCCCGCGGCGGCGGTGCCGGACGAGGCGCTGCACGCGGGCGTCGCGGCGCTGACCGGGCGGATCGAGCAGGTGCCGCCGCAGGTCAGCGCGATCAAGGTGAACGGCGAGCGGGCGTACAAGATGGCCCGCAAGGGCGAGGAGGTCGAGCTCAAGGCCCGTCCGGTGACCGTGCACGGGTTCACCGTGACCGGCGTGCGGCGCGCCGGCGACCTGATCGACGTCGACGCCACGGTCTCCTGCTCGTCCGGCACCTACATCCGCGCGCTGGCCCGCGACCTCGGCGCGTCCCTCGGCTGCGGCGGGCACCTCACCCGGTTGCGCCGCACCCGCGTCGGCCCCTACGACCTCGGCGCGGCCCGCACGCTGGACGAGCTGGCGGCCGAGCTCGAGATCCTGCCGATGGGCGAGGCGGTCGCGGCGGCGTTCCCGCGCCGGGACGTGTCGGCGGACGACGCCCGCAAGGTCGCGCACGGGGGACGGCTTCCGGCCGCCGGGCTCGGGCCGGGGCCGGTCGGAGTGTTCGGTCCCGACGGCGCGCTGCTCGCCCTGGTCGAGGAGGAGGGCCGCGCGGCCAAGCCCCTCGCGGTCTTCGTTCCCTGA
- a CDS encoding DUF503 domain-containing protein has protein sequence MIDQVYVGALTLDLLLGDVRSLKQKRSVVRPIIAEVRKHFPGVAVAETGDNDLYRRAEIGIAVVSGTAANCTEVLDQCERLVFGRPEIELLSSRQRLFNDED, from the coding sequence GTGATCGATCAGGTGTACGTGGGCGCGCTGACACTCGACCTGCTGCTGGGGGACGTGCGGTCGCTGAAGCAGAAGCGGTCCGTGGTCCGGCCCATCATCGCCGAGGTGCGCAAGCACTTCCCGGGGGTGGCCGTGGCCGAGACCGGCGACAACGACCTGTACCGCAGGGCGGAGATCGGGATCGCCGTGGTCTCGGGCACCGCGGCCAACTGCACGGAGGTGCTCGACCAGTGCGAGCGCCTGGTGTTCGGGCGGCCGGAGATCGAGCTGCTGTCGTCCAGGCAGCGGCTCTTCAACGACGAGGACTGA
- the rpsO gene encoding 30S ribosomal protein S15, translating into MSLDTATKKQIIAEYATTEGDTGSPEVQVALLTRRITDLTEHLKEHKHDHHSRRGLLLLVGQRRRLLKYLANKDINRYRKLIERLGLRR; encoded by the coding sequence GTGTCGCTCGACACCGCCACGAAGAAGCAGATCATCGCCGAGTACGCGACCACTGAGGGTGACACCGGGTCTCCGGAGGTCCAGGTCGCGCTGCTGACCCGGCGCATCACCGATCTGACCGAGCACCTCAAGGAGCACAAGCACGACCACCACAGCCGCCGCGGCCTCCTGCTGCTGGTCGGCCAGCGTCGCCGGCTCCTGAAGTACCTCGCCAACAAGGACATCAACCGCTACCGGAAGCTGATCGAGCGACTCGGTCTGCGCCGCTAG
- the nusA gene encoding transcription termination factor NusA yields MTALRGLESEKDISLEVAVKAIEDALLIAYHRTEGAAPRARVELDRSTGHVTVWATETDEEGTALREYDDTPTGFGRIAATTAKQVILQRLRDAEDELTFGEYAGREGDIVSGIIQQGQDPRNVLVDLGKIEAVLPPQEQVPGERYGHGERLRAYVVQVRKGHRGPSVQLSRTHPNLVRKLFALEVPEIADGTVEIAAIAREAGHRTKIAVRSRKPGVNAKGACIGPVGGRVRNVMTELHGEKIDIVDWSEDPAEFVGNALSPARVSSVEVVDADARVARVIVPDYQLSLAIGKEGQNARLAARLTGWRIDIRSDTEPAGAGGEAGSRGGAPGEDRGDAGSRTPPKAAGPGGSGSSTSGDHATGPADASAR; encoded by the coding sequence ATGACGGCCCTGCGGGGCCTGGAGAGCGAGAAGGACATCTCGCTCGAGGTGGCCGTGAAGGCCATCGAAGACGCCCTGCTGATCGCCTACCACCGCACCGAGGGCGCGGCGCCGCGGGCGCGCGTCGAGCTGGACCGCAGCACCGGGCACGTCACCGTCTGGGCCACCGAGACCGACGAGGAGGGCACCGCCCTCCGGGAGTACGACGACACCCCGACCGGCTTCGGTCGCATCGCGGCGACCACCGCCAAGCAGGTCATCCTGCAGCGGCTGCGCGACGCCGAGGACGAACTGACGTTCGGCGAGTACGCGGGCCGCGAGGGCGACATCGTCAGCGGCATCATCCAGCAGGGCCAGGACCCCCGGAACGTGCTGGTCGACCTCGGCAAGATCGAGGCGGTGCTGCCGCCGCAGGAGCAGGTGCCGGGAGAGCGCTACGGGCACGGCGAGCGCCTGCGCGCCTACGTCGTCCAGGTCCGCAAGGGCCACCGCGGCCCGTCGGTGCAGCTGTCGCGCACCCACCCGAACCTGGTGCGCAAGCTGTTCGCCCTCGAGGTCCCGGAGATCGCGGACGGGACGGTGGAGATCGCGGCGATCGCCCGGGAGGCCGGGCACCGCACGAAGATCGCGGTGCGCTCGCGCAAGCCCGGGGTGAACGCCAAGGGCGCCTGCATCGGGCCCGTCGGCGGCCGCGTCCGCAACGTGATGACCGAGCTGCACGGCGAGAAGATCGACATCGTGGACTGGTCGGAGGATCCGGCCGAGTTCGTCGGGAATGCGCTGTCCCCCGCCCGTGTTTCGAGTGTGGAGGTCGTGGACGCGGACGCCCGGGTCGCCCGGGTGATCGTGCCCGACTACCAGCTTTCCCTGGCGATCGGCAAGGAAGGGCAGAACGCCAGGCTCGCGGCCCGGCTCACCGGCTGGCGGATCGACATCCGGTCCGACACCGAGCCCGCCGGGGCCGGCGGGGAAGCGGGCTCCCGGGGCGGGGCGCCGGGCGAGGACCGCGGTGACGCGGGATCGCGAACGCCCCCGAAGGCCGCCGGGCCGGGCGGATCCGGATCTTCTACGTCAGGAGACCATGCGACAGGTCCCGCCGACGCCTCGGCGCGGTAG
- a CDS encoding hemolysin III family protein, giving the protein MATDDRTASTPVGSPTRPRLRGWLHIGAFPAVLVAGLVLVALGPSTQARLASAVYVAASGMLFGISGTYHRQRSHRIIEVLRRFDHANIYLIIAGTYTPFAVLALDGGLRVAVLATVWTGAIAGVVFRTTWIGAPRALYVTLYIVLGWVAVFFMPQFLDGAGVVACVLVALGGICYSLGGVVYGLRRPDPSPRWFGFHEVFHTFTLVAYILQYIAVSLVVYQSG; this is encoded by the coding sequence ATGGCGACGGACGACCGCACCGCGAGCACGCCCGTCGGATCCCCCACCCGGCCGAGGCTGCGCGGCTGGCTGCACATCGGCGCGTTCCCGGCCGTCCTGGTCGCCGGGCTCGTGCTCGTCGCGCTCGGTCCCAGCACGCAGGCCCGGCTGGCCTCGGCGGTGTACGTCGCGGCGTCCGGGATGCTCTTCGGCATCTCCGGGACCTACCACCGGCAGCGCTCGCACCGGATCATCGAAGTGCTGCGGCGCTTCGACCACGCGAACATCTACCTGATCATCGCCGGGACGTACACGCCGTTCGCCGTGCTCGCCCTGGACGGCGGCCTCCGCGTCGCCGTACTGGCCACGGTCTGGACGGGCGCCATCGCCGGTGTCGTGTTCCGGACGACCTGGATCGGCGCCCCGCGCGCGCTCTACGTCACCCTGTACATCGTCCTGGGCTGGGTCGCGGTGTTCTTCATGCCGCAGTTCCTGGACGGCGCAGGCGTCGTGGCGTGCGTCCTCGTGGCACTCGGCGGTATCTGCTACAGCCTGGGCGGGGTCGTGTACGGCCTGCGGCGCCCGGACCCGTCCCCGCGCTGGTTCGGTTTCCATGAGGTGTTCCACACGTTCACGCTCGTGGCCTACATCCTCCAGTACATTGCGGTTTCGCTGGTGGTGTACCAGTCCGGCTGA
- the infB gene encoding translation initiation factor IF-2, with amino-acid sequence MAKVRVYELAKEFGVESKVVMAKLQEMGEFVRSASSTIEAPVVRRLTEAFQNGSSSSKQGDKRVASKKPSPPRPSAPRPGPPGGDGRSQGPRPGPRPGPGGPGGPGGSGGPGPRPGAGASKPGPAGGGAPKPGPRPPVPPAPSQPVTPPAAAQGPSAPPAGERTDRGERPAGPAGQGGGQGGGQGGQGGGRPSGGPKPGPRAPKPGPRPGPRPAGGGGRGPGGPRPGNNPFSSNASGMGQAPKPGPRPGPRPGGERGDRPGRDGGPAGGPRPGPRPGGAPGAGGPRPSPGGMPPRPGGPRPSPMNMPSSRPAAPGRGGPGGGGRGPGGGGRPGGGGRPGGGGGGGRPGGGFGGPRGGGGGGGGGRPGFGPRPGGGGRGRGGTQGAFGRPGGRPARGRKSKRARRQEFENMQAPAVGGVSAPRGNGRTIRLPQGASLTDFAEKIGANPASLVAIMMHLGKMVTATQSVDPDDLQALGLELDFDVQVVSPEDEDRALLESFDIEYGEDEGGEEHLQARPPVVTVMGHVDHGKTKLLDAVRHANVQAGEAGGITQHIGAYQVETEVDGQERKITFIDTPGHEAFTAMRARGADTTDLVVLVVAADDGVKPQTTEAIDHATAAGVPIVVAVNKIDVEGADPNKVRAQLTEYGLVAEEFGGQTMFVDVSAKQGLNIDGLLESIILTADAELDLKANPDMPAQGSAIEAHLDKGRGAVATVLVQRGTLRVGDSIVCGVANGRVRAMLDENGNNVEEAGPSRPVLVLGLAAVPGAGDNFLVVDDDRVARQIADKRVARKRNAELLRSRKSSSLEELFKDFQQGKREELLLILKGDVSGSVEALEDSLLKIDVGDEVSLRIIRRGVGAITQDDVNLSLASEEGAVIIGFNVRPERNAQEIADREGVDIRYYSVIYQAIEEIEAALKGMLKPEFEEAQLGTAEIREIFKVPRIGNVAGSMVTSGHIQRNAKARLIRDGVVVADNLTVSSLRRFKEDATEVREGFECGIGVGYSDIKLGDVIECFEMREKPRD; translated from the coding sequence GTGGCGAAGGTCCGGGTATACGAGCTCGCCAAGGAGTTCGGAGTCGAGAGCAAGGTCGTCATGGCCAAGCTCCAGGAGATGGGCGAGTTCGTTCGTTCGGCGTCCTCCACGATCGAGGCGCCGGTCGTACGCAGGCTTACCGAAGCCTTTCAGAATGGTTCTTCCTCCTCCAAGCAGGGGGACAAGCGCGTCGCGTCGAAGAAGCCTTCGCCGCCGCGCCCGTCCGCGCCGCGTCCGGGCCCGCCCGGCGGCGACGGACGTTCGCAGGGTCCGCGTCCGGGCCCCCGTCCCGGCCCCGGCGGTCCGGGCGGCCCCGGTGGTTCCGGCGGCCCCGGCCCGCGTCCGGGTGCGGGCGCGTCCAAGCCCGGTCCCGCCGGCGGTGGCGCCCCCAAGCCGGGCCCGCGCCCGCCGGTCCCGCCGGCGCCGAGCCAGCCGGTGACGCCCCCGGCCGCCGCGCAGGGCCCGAGCGCCCCGCCGGCCGGTGAGCGCACCGACCGCGGCGAGCGTCCCGCCGGTCCAGCCGGCCAAGGCGGCGGTCAGGGCGGCGGCCAGGGCGGTCAGGGCGGCGGACGGCCGTCCGGCGGCCCGAAGCCGGGTCCCCGCGCGCCCAAGCCGGGCCCGCGGCCCGGCCCGCGCCCCGCTGGTGGCGGCGGTCGCGGACCGGGCGGTCCGCGTCCCGGCAACAACCCGTTCAGCTCGAACGCCAGCGGCATGGGCCAGGCGCCCAAGCCGGGCCCGCGTCCCGGCCCGCGGCCGGGCGGCGAGCGCGGCGACCGTCCCGGCCGTGACGGCGGTCCGGCGGGCGGTCCGCGTCCGGGCCCGCGTCCCGGCGGCGCCCCCGGTGCCGGCGGCCCGCGCCCGAGCCCGGGCGGCATGCCGCCGCGTCCCGGCGGCCCGCGGCCGAGCCCGATGAACATGCCGTCCTCGCGTCCCGCGGCCCCCGGCCGCGGCGGCCCCGGTGGCGGCGGCCGCGGTCCCGGTGGCGGCGGACGCCCCGGTGGCGGCGGCCGTCCCGGCGGCGGTGGCGGCGGCGGCCGTCCCGGCGGCGGCTTCGGCGGTCCGCGCGGCGGCGGTGGCGGCGGCGGTGGCGGCCGTCCGGGGTTCGGTCCCCGGCCCGGTGGCGGCGGTCGCGGTCGCGGCGGCACGCAGGGCGCGTTCGGCCGTCCCGGCGGACGTCCCGCACGCGGGCGCAAGTCGAAGCGCGCGCGCCGTCAAGAGTTCGAGAACATGCAGGCGCCCGCCGTCGGCGGCGTCTCCGCCCCGCGCGGCAACGGCCGGACCATCCGGCTGCCGCAGGGCGCCTCGCTGACCGACTTCGCCGAGAAGATCGGCGCCAACCCGGCGTCGCTCGTCGCGATCATGATGCACCTCGGCAAGATGGTCACCGCGACGCAGTCCGTCGACCCCGACGACCTGCAGGCGCTCGGGCTCGAGCTGGACTTCGACGTCCAGGTCGTCAGCCCCGAGGACGAGGACCGCGCGCTGCTCGAGTCGTTCGACATCGAGTACGGCGAGGACGAGGGCGGCGAGGAACACCTCCAGGCCCGTCCGCCGGTGGTCACCGTCATGGGCCACGTCGACCACGGTAAGACCAAGCTGCTGGACGCCGTCCGGCACGCCAACGTGCAGGCGGGCGAGGCCGGCGGCATCACCCAGCACATCGGCGCCTACCAGGTCGAGACCGAGGTCGACGGGCAGGAGCGCAAGATCACCTTCATCGACACCCCGGGTCACGAGGCGTTCACCGCCATGCGTGCCCGCGGTGCCGACACCACCGACCTGGTGGTGCTGGTGGTCGCCGCGGACGACGGCGTCAAGCCGCAGACGACCGAGGCGATCGACCACGCCACCGCGGCCGGGGTGCCGATCGTGGTCGCGGTCAACAAGATCGACGTCGAGGGCGCCGACCCCAACAAGGTGCGGGCGCAGCTCACCGAGTACGGCCTGGTCGCCGAGGAGTTCGGCGGGCAGACCATGTTCGTGGACGTCTCGGCCAAGCAGGGCCTCAACATCGACGGCCTGCTCGAGTCGATCATCCTGACCGCGGACGCCGAGCTCGACCTGAAGGCCAACCCCGACATGCCCGCCCAGGGCTCGGCCATCGAGGCCCACCTGGACAAGGGCCGGGGCGCCGTCGCGACCGTGCTGGTGCAGCGCGGCACGCTCCGGGTCGGCGACTCGATCGTCTGCGGCGTGGCCAACGGCCGCGTCCGGGCGATGCTCGACGAGAACGGCAACAACGTCGAGGAGGCGGGCCCGTCCCGTCCGGTGCTGGTGCTCGGCCTCGCGGCCGTGCCCGGCGCGGGCGACAACTTCCTGGTCGTCGACGACGACCGGGTGGCCCGGCAGATCGCCGACAAGCGGGTCGCGCGCAAGCGCAACGCCGAACTGCTCCGCAGCCGCAAGAGCAGCTCCCTCGAGGAACTGTTCAAGGACTTCCAGCAGGGCAAGCGGGAAGAGCTGCTGCTCATCCTCAAGGGCGACGTGTCCGGTTCGGTCGAGGCGCTGGAGGACTCGCTCCTCAAGATCGACGTGGGCGACGAGGTCAGCCTGCGGATCATCCGCCGCGGCGTCGGCGCGATCACGCAGGACGACGTCAACCTGTCGCTGGCGTCCGAGGAGGGCGCGGTCATCATCGGCTTCAACGTGCGTCCCGAGCGGAACGCGCAGGAGATCGCCGACCGCGAAGGCGTCGACATCCGGTACTACTCGGTCATCTACCAGGCGATCGAGGAGATCGAGGCGGCCCTCAAGGGCATGCTCAAGCCGGAGTTCGAGGAGGCCCAGCTCGGCACCGCGGAGATCCGCGAGATCTTCAAGGTGCCGCGGATCGGCAACGTCGCCGGTTCGATGGTCACCTCCGGCCACATCCAGCGCAACGCCAAGGCCCGGCTCATCCGCGACGGTGTCGTGGTCGCCGACAACCTCACGGTGTCGTCGCTGCGCCGCTTCAAGGAAGACGCCACCGAGGTCCGCGAGGGCTTCGAGTGCGGTATCGGCGTGGGCTACAGCGACATCAAGCTCGGCGACGTCATCGAGTGCTTCGAGATGCGGGAGAAGCCCCGCGACTGA
- a CDS encoding bifunctional oligoribonuclease/PAP phosphatase NrnA — protein sequence MTAADDRAVAPGAGRPHGWPPHVAGGRAAGGYRAGQGGHGSGHDVVPRALAAGNGAGAPADPDAGDLEWEKALELINAADEVVLACHVVPDGDALGSMLALGQALRALGKRCLASFGEPFAVPGILRFLPGQDLLVHPGRLPAEPRLMISLDAAGRARLGCLAGHADRAGALIVVDHHASNTAFGGVRLVDPDAAATAVLVEELIRRLGVPLDGDIAQGLYAGLASDTGSFKYPCTTPEVHDLAGRLLTAGVRPEAVSRELWDRAPFGYLQVLAGALARARLERDAAGGRGLVWTTIARADRDARDVPYDQLEGVIDQLRRTDEAEVAVVCKENDDGDWYVSMRSKGAVDVGRACVGLGGGGHRTAAAFTTGAEPAAIIDRLRGALRPPGEAVRPS from the coding sequence GTGACCGCCGCCGACGATCGTGCGGTCGCGCCGGGCGCGGGGCGGCCGCACGGGTGGCCGCCGCACGTCGCGGGCGGCCGCGCGGCCGGCGGGTACCGGGCGGGCCAGGGCGGCCACGGGAGCGGGCACGACGTCGTGCCCCGCGCGCTCGCCGCGGGGAACGGCGCGGGCGCGCCCGCGGACCCCGACGCCGGCGACCTGGAGTGGGAGAAGGCGCTCGAGCTGATCAATGCGGCCGACGAGGTCGTCCTCGCCTGCCATGTCGTCCCGGACGGGGACGCGCTCGGCTCGATGCTCGCGCTGGGGCAGGCGCTCCGCGCGCTCGGCAAGCGGTGCCTCGCCTCGTTCGGCGAGCCGTTCGCCGTCCCCGGCATCCTCCGGTTCCTGCCCGGACAGGACCTGCTGGTCCATCCCGGACGGCTGCCGGCGGAACCGCGGCTGATGATCTCGCTGGACGCGGCGGGTCGCGCCCGGCTGGGCTGCCTCGCCGGGCACGCCGACCGGGCCGGGGCGCTGATCGTCGTCGACCATCACGCGTCCAACACCGCCTTCGGCGGCGTGCGGCTGGTCGACCCGGACGCCGCCGCGACCGCGGTGCTGGTCGAGGAGCTGATCCGGCGGCTCGGCGTCCCGCTCGACGGGGACATCGCGCAGGGCCTGTACGCGGGGCTCGCGAGCGACACCGGCTCGTTCAAGTACCCGTGCACCACCCCGGAGGTGCACGACCTGGCGGGACGGCTGCTCACCGCGGGCGTCCGGCCGGAGGCGGTCAGCCGCGAGCTGTGGGACCGGGCGCCGTTCGGCTACCTGCAGGTGCTGGCGGGCGCGCTGGCGCGGGCCCGGCTGGAGCGCGACGCCGCCGGCGGGCGCGGCCTGGTGTGGACGACGATCGCGCGGGCGGACCGGGACGCGCGCGACGTCCCCTACGATCAGCTCGAAGGGGTCATCGACCAGCTCCGCCGCACCGACGAGGCCGAGGTCGCGGTCGTGTGCAAGGAGAACGACGACGGCGACTGGTACGTGTCCATGCGCTCCAAGGGCGCGGTGGACGTGGGCCGCGCCTGCGTCGGGCTCGGCGGGGGCGGGCACCGGACCGCGGCCGCGTTCACGACGGGCGCGGAGCCGGCCGCCATCATCGACCGGCTGCGCGGCGCGCTGCGCCCGCCCGGCGAGGCCGTCCGCCCGTCCTGA
- a CDS encoding YlxR family protein produces MAVEGVIVPDPRGRMPGRGAHLHPDPGCLELAERRRAFPRAFRLQGPLDAGVLRARVAERAAQQQDG; encoded by the coding sequence GTGGCGGTCGAGGGCGTGATCGTCCCCGATCCGCGCGGGCGGATGCCGGGCCGGGGTGCGCATCTGCATCCCGATCCGGGGTGCCTCGAGCTCGCAGAGCGACGCCGGGCGTTCCCCAGGGCGTTCCGCCTTCAGGGGCCGCTCGACGCCGGTGTGCTGCGGGCGCGGGTTGCGGAGCGGGCCGCGCAGCAGCAGGATGGCTGA